A section of the Pimelobacter simplex genome encodes:
- a CDS encoding helix-turn-helix domain-containing protein, whose translation MDFDYLTPRQAAEAVPLGTADWYREQLTRGRLLGYRVNGRWYTTRDDIEDMVRAAVNRPARARPRRRRAAGLGPGEGLT comes from the coding sequence ATGGACTTCGATTACCTCACCCCTCGACAGGCCGCCGAAGCGGTGCCACTCGGCACCGCGGACTGGTACCGCGAGCAGCTCACGAGAGGCCGGTTGTTGGGCTACCGCGTCAACGGCCGCTGGTACACCACGCGCGACGACATCGAGGACATGGTTCGTGCAGCAGTCAACCGGCCGGCACGGGCTCGCCCCCGGCGCCGCCGCGCCGCTGGCCTCGGCCCGGGCGAGGGTCTCACTTGA
- a CDS encoding flavin-containing monooxygenase, with protein MTQLDDRPVTAAATTEAPDPATAWFAAFEDALTARDVDRAAGLFAATSFWRDLIAFTWNLTTVENPDGVADLLTSTLDRVDPRGFRLTEPADTADGVTTAWFEFETSVGRGRGLVRIVDEDGPKAWTFLTTLFELTGHEEPRGVRRPMGAEHGATKERVTWLEKREAEEAALGVDAQPYVLVVGGGQGGIALGARLRQLGVPALVIDKHPRPGDQWRNRYKSLCLHDPVWYDHLPYLKFPDNWPVFAPKDKVGDWLEFYTRVMEVPYWSSTVATGAAYDEASGEWTVHLEREGKPLVLKPTHLVMATGMSGKPNIPVVPGADVFQGEQHHSSQHPGPDAYAGKRVVVVGSNNSAFDICGALWESGADVTMVQRSSTHIVKSDTLMDIGLGDLYSERAVEAGMTTEKADLVFASLPYRIMHEFQVPLYDRMRERDRDFYDRMSAAGFDLDWGDDGSGLFMKYLRRGSGYYIDVGAAELVASGDVKLAKGQVDHLTETSVVLADGTELPADLVVYATGYGSMNGWAADLISQEVADRVGKVWGLGSDTTKDPGPWEGEQRNMWKPTQQENLWFHGGNLHQSRHYSLYLALQLKARHAGIATPVHRLQEVHHRG; from the coding sequence ATGACCCAGCTCGACGACCGGCCCGTCACCGCGGCCGCCACCACCGAAGCCCCCGACCCGGCGACCGCGTGGTTCGCCGCGTTCGAGGACGCCCTGACCGCCCGCGACGTCGACCGCGCCGCCGGCCTGTTCGCCGCGACCAGCTTCTGGCGCGACCTGATCGCCTTCACCTGGAACCTGACCACGGTCGAGAACCCCGACGGTGTCGCCGACCTGCTCACGAGCACGCTCGACCGGGTCGACCCCCGCGGCTTCCGGCTCACCGAGCCGGCCGACACCGCGGACGGCGTCACCACCGCCTGGTTCGAGTTCGAGACCTCCGTCGGGCGCGGGCGGGGGCTGGTCCGGATCGTCGACGAGGACGGCCCGAAGGCCTGGACCTTCCTGACCACGCTCTTCGAGCTCACCGGGCACGAGGAGCCGCGCGGCGTACGCCGCCCGATGGGTGCCGAGCACGGCGCGACCAAGGAGCGGGTCACCTGGCTGGAGAAGCGCGAGGCCGAGGAGGCCGCGCTCGGTGTCGACGCGCAGCCCTACGTGCTCGTCGTCGGCGGCGGCCAGGGCGGCATCGCGCTCGGCGCGCGGCTGCGCCAGCTCGGCGTACCGGCGCTGGTGATCGACAAGCACCCGCGCCCCGGCGACCAGTGGCGCAACCGCTACAAGTCGCTGTGCCTGCACGACCCGGTCTGGTACGACCACCTGCCGTACCTGAAGTTCCCGGACAACTGGCCGGTCTTCGCGCCCAAGGACAAGGTCGGCGACTGGCTGGAGTTCTACACCCGGGTGATGGAGGTGCCCTACTGGTCGAGCACGGTCGCGACCGGCGCCGCCTACGACGAGGCGAGCGGCGAGTGGACCGTGCACCTCGAGCGCGAGGGCAAGCCGCTCGTGCTCAAGCCGACGCACCTGGTGATGGCGACCGGCATGTCCGGCAAGCCCAACATCCCCGTCGTACCGGGCGCGGACGTCTTCCAGGGCGAGCAGCACCACTCCTCGCAGCACCCCGGCCCCGACGCGTACGCCGGCAAGCGCGTCGTGGTCGTCGGCAGCAACAACTCGGCCTTCGACATCTGCGGCGCGCTGTGGGAGTCCGGCGCCGACGTCACGATGGTCCAGCGCTCGTCGACCCACATCGTCAAGAGCGACACCCTGATGGACATCGGCCTCGGCGACCTCTACTCGGAGCGTGCCGTCGAGGCGGGGATGACCACCGAGAAGGCGGACCTCGTCTTCGCCTCGCTGCCCTACCGGATCATGCACGAGTTCCAGGTGCCGCTCTACGACCGGATGCGCGAGCGCGACCGGGACTTCTACGACCGGATGAGCGCCGCCGGCTTCGACCTCGACTGGGGTGACGACGGCTCGGGCCTCTTCATGAAGTACCTGCGCCGGGGCTCCGGCTACTACATCGACGTCGGTGCCGCCGAGCTCGTCGCGAGCGGTGACGTCAAGCTCGCCAAGGGTCAGGTCGACCACCTGACCGAGACGTCCGTCGTCCTGGCGGACGGGACCGAGCTGCCGGCCGACCTCGTCGTCTACGCGACCGGCTACGGCTCGATGAACGGCTGGGCCGCCGACCTGATCAGCCAGGAGGTCGCCGACCGGGTCGGCAAGGTCTGGGGCCTCGGCTCCGACACCACCAAGGACCCCGGTCCGTGGGAGGGCGAGCAGCGCAACATGTGGAAGCCGACCCAGCAGGAGAACCTCTGGTTCCACGGCGGCAACCTGCACCAGTCGCGGCACTACTCGCTCTACCTGGCGCTCCAGCTCAAGGCCCGTCACGCCGGCATCGCGACGCCCGTGCACCGGTTGCAGGAGGTGCACCACCGGGGGTGA
- a CDS encoding GAF domain-containing protein: MATHDLALRARDLVRIHDAVLSGTAPPERPRAVVARSWSRVLGLGIDPDGRNGRDPLTPADVDERRRTSRLALVIDEIRELLLSAADASNYLVVVTDADGIVLWRSGSPRVRRQADGLGFTEGALWTEGAVGTNAIGTALEEAAPVQLFSAEHFENAQVPWYCTASPIHDPIDGSLLGIVDVSGPALTLHPAIEALVTASVRLAEARLWRHHDERLEQLRRTAEPLLSGANGPLLVVDDHGWVAAHQGVAVRDRVEAPQPDRALAVPGLGVCLPERLRGGWLIRPSASGPVLTAVLHLGAGPATLEVRGDDSPWRVALTPRHAELLTAIAEAGPAGMTAGQLSRRLYGDAEHQVTVRAEISRMRRVLGALLATNPYRLGEGVALTISDRTR; the protein is encoded by the coding sequence ATGGCCACGCACGACCTCGCGCTGCGGGCCCGCGACCTGGTCCGGATCCACGACGCGGTGCTCTCCGGCACCGCGCCGCCCGAGCGGCCGCGGGCCGTCGTGGCGCGCTCGTGGAGCCGGGTCCTGGGGCTCGGCATCGACCCCGACGGGCGCAACGGCCGCGACCCGCTGACGCCGGCGGACGTCGACGAGCGCCGTCGTACGTCGCGGCTGGCGCTGGTGATCGACGAGATCCGCGAGCTGCTGCTCTCGGCCGCCGACGCCTCGAACTACCTCGTCGTGGTGACCGACGCCGACGGCATCGTGCTGTGGCGCAGCGGCTCGCCGCGGGTCCGCCGCCAGGCCGACGGCCTGGGCTTCACCGAGGGCGCGCTGTGGACCGAGGGCGCCGTCGGGACCAACGCGATCGGCACCGCGCTCGAGGAGGCCGCGCCGGTGCAGCTGTTCTCGGCCGAGCACTTCGAGAACGCCCAGGTGCCCTGGTACTGCACGGCCTCCCCCATCCACGACCCCATCGACGGCTCACTGCTCGGCATCGTCGACGTCAGCGGCCCGGCGCTCACCCTGCACCCGGCGATCGAGGCGCTGGTGACGGCGTCGGTGCGGCTCGCCGAGGCCCGGCTGTGGCGCCACCACGACGAGCGCCTCGAGCAGCTGCGCCGGACGGCGGAGCCGCTGCTGTCGGGCGCCAACGGTCCCCTGCTCGTGGTCGACGACCACGGCTGGGTCGCCGCACACCAGGGCGTCGCGGTGCGCGACCGGGTCGAGGCGCCGCAGCCCGACCGGGCGCTCGCCGTACCGGGGCTGGGGGTGTGCCTGCCCGAGCGGCTGCGCGGCGGCTGGCTGATCCGGCCCTCCGCCTCAGGCCCCGTCCTGACCGCCGTGCTCCACCTGGGCGCCGGCCCCGCGACGCTCGAGGTCCGCGGCGACGACTCCCCCTGGCGCGTGGCGCTCACCCCGCGCCACGCCGAGCTGCTCACCGCGATCGCCGAGGCCGGACCGGCCGGGATGACCGCCGGCCAGCTCAGCCGGCGGCTCTACGGCGACGCCGAGCACCAGGTGACCGTGCGGGCCGAGATCTCGCGCATGCGGCGCGTGCTCGGCGCCCTCCTCGCGACGAACCCCTACCGGCTCGGCGAGGGCGTCGCGCTCACCATCAGCGATCGAACCCGATGA
- a CDS encoding aminotransferase class IV, whose translation MRAWINGRLLSDPTAPAVPVTDHGLTVGDAVFEAVKVVDGQPFALQRHLDRLERSAEGLGLVGLHLDDVRRGVGAVLAEEHLPLGRLRITVTGGNAPLGSGRGTDPLTVIVVASPMAAAPETTSVITVPWPRNERAALAGLKTTSYAENVVALAAAQRAGATEAVFANLAGHLCEGTGTNVFYVIDGEVRTPTLASGCLAGVTRALVVEWFGAREVDEPIEVAAGADEIFLASTTRDVQGVHRWDDRDLPAPGPVTRAAAAVWREREPGIIGFDR comes from the coding sequence ATGCGTGCGTGGATCAACGGCCGGCTCCTCTCCGACCCCACGGCTCCGGCGGTGCCGGTGACCGACCATGGGCTGACCGTGGGGGACGCGGTCTTCGAGGCGGTCAAGGTGGTCGACGGGCAGCCGTTCGCGCTGCAGCGCCACCTCGACCGGCTGGAGCGGTCGGCTGAGGGGCTGGGCCTGGTGGGCCTCCACCTCGACGACGTACGACGCGGCGTGGGCGCCGTGCTCGCCGAGGAGCACCTGCCCCTGGGCCGGCTCCGGATCACGGTCACCGGGGGCAACGCCCCGCTGGGCAGCGGCCGGGGGACCGACCCACTGACGGTGATCGTGGTGGCGAGCCCGATGGCCGCGGCGCCCGAGACGACATCGGTGATCACCGTGCCCTGGCCGCGCAACGAGCGGGCGGCACTGGCCGGGCTCAAGACGACGTCGTACGCCGAGAACGTGGTCGCGCTCGCCGCGGCGCAGCGGGCCGGTGCGACCGAGGCGGTCTTCGCGAACCTCGCCGGGCACCTGTGCGAGGGCACGGGCACCAACGTCTTCTACGTCATCGACGGCGAGGTGCGCACACCGACGCTGGCCAGTGGCTGCCTCGCCGGGGTGACCCGGGCGCTGGTCGTCGAGTGGTTCGGGGCGCGGGAGGTCGACGAGCCGATCGAGGTCGCGGCGGGCGCCGACGAGATCTTCCTGGCCTCGACCACGCGCGACGTCCAGGGCGTGCACCGGTGGGACGACCGCGACCTGCCCGCGCCGGGGCCGGTGACCCGCGCTGCGGCTGCCGTGTGGCGCGAGCGCGAGCCCGGGATCATCGGGTTCGATCGCTGA
- a CDS encoding tyrosine-type recombinase/integrase yields MASIDRLPSGKWRATVVTPIKQPNGRFRRVTKTDPLKAVVEHWAKRTEAAIATGTWIAPENAATTLGEYRAVWRKTKVADSSSIEKNDSHWRVHIEPVWAGHPLGLIVRPDLKSWVKQLATEQCRRCHASPGIGADGLLKVHKTSLTGAALLRAQRREEPTVRRCSGSGIEPGLGAWTIQGIVSHLSGLLTSAVEDGLIPANPALRLNLPPARPKPIFFWHSWEAEKIILELEEPYALAVDLDMHVGYRPGELFGLTRRYVDVHTWQIYVHGVATRTGWRPYAKSTRSHRATPIPKRLRERVAEHVEDLGPDDLLFPAPGGGVWDDRNFARRIFTPAIKRAGVKLGTPYDMRHTAASWLVQKGVDLKRVQDLLGHEKYSTTLRYAHLKPGAFDEVLDAWGD; encoded by the coding sequence GTGGCCAGCATTGATCGGCTGCCGTCCGGGAAGTGGCGCGCGACGGTCGTCACCCCCATCAAGCAGCCCAACGGCCGGTTCCGCCGCGTCACGAAGACCGACCCGCTGAAGGCGGTCGTCGAGCACTGGGCGAAGCGCACCGAGGCGGCGATCGCCACGGGCACCTGGATCGCGCCCGAGAACGCAGCGACGACGCTGGGGGAGTACCGCGCGGTGTGGCGGAAGACGAAGGTCGCCGATTCGAGCTCGATCGAGAAGAACGACAGCCACTGGCGGGTCCACATCGAGCCTGTCTGGGCCGGCCACCCCCTCGGGCTCATCGTGCGCCCCGACCTGAAGTCCTGGGTGAAGCAGCTCGCGACTGAGCAGTGCCGCCGGTGCCACGCGAGCCCCGGCATCGGCGCCGACGGGCTGCTCAAGGTCCACAAGACCTCGCTCACCGGCGCGGCGCTGCTGCGCGCCCAGCGCCGCGAGGAGCCGACGGTGCGGCGCTGCTCCGGCAGCGGCATCGAGCCCGGCCTGGGCGCCTGGACGATCCAGGGGATCGTCTCCCACCTCTCGGGTCTGCTCACCTCCGCCGTCGAGGACGGCCTGATCCCCGCGAACCCCGCCCTCCGGCTGAACCTGCCGCCGGCTCGGCCCAAGCCGATCTTCTTCTGGCATAGCTGGGAGGCCGAGAAGATCATCCTCGAGCTCGAGGAGCCGTACGCCCTGGCTGTCGATCTCGACATGCATGTTGGCTACCGGCCGGGCGAGCTGTTCGGTCTCACGCGCCGCTACGTCGACGTCCACACGTGGCAGATCTACGTGCACGGCGTCGCGACGCGCACCGGCTGGCGGCCGTACGCGAAGTCGACGAGGTCCCACCGGGCGACCCCGATCCCGAAGCGCCTGCGCGAGCGTGTGGCCGAGCACGTCGAGGACCTTGGCCCGGACGACCTGCTGTTCCCGGCGCCTGGTGGCGGAGTGTGGGACGACCGGAACTTCGCCCGCAGGATCTTCACGCCGGCCATCAAGCGGGCCGGGGTGAAGCTCGGCACGCCGTACGACATGCGGCACACCGCGGCGTCCTGGCTGGTCCAGAAGGGCGTCGACCTCAAGCGAGTCCAGGACCTGCTCGGGCACGAGAAGTACTCCACGACGCTGCGGTACGCGCACCTGAAGCCGGGAGCGTTTGATGAGGTCCTCGACGCCTGGGGGGACTGA
- a CDS encoding helix-turn-helix domain-containing protein has protein sequence MGRLFDMIEAHRDAQPYPPSYSRIAEELGVSRQTLLNWRSPTRLIAKEHLVALSEVTKVPYQRVLDALLEDIGYLQADDVPAAARKGSPRLRELRRQQDEAGQAPDPEGPEGGA, from the coding sequence ATGGGCCGGCTGTTCGACATGATCGAGGCGCACCGGGACGCCCAGCCCTACCCACCGTCGTACTCCCGCATTGCCGAGGAGCTCGGGGTATCACGGCAGACGCTACTCAACTGGCGGAGCCCAACGCGGCTGATCGCAAAAGAGCATCTCGTCGCGCTCAGCGAGGTGACGAAGGTCCCGTACCAGCGCGTCCTGGACGCGCTGCTCGAGGACATCGGTTACCTCCAAGCTGACGACGTGCCCGCAGCAGCCCGGAAGGGATCGCCGCGGCTGCGAGAGTTGCGACGCCAGCAGGACGAGGCCGGTCAGGCGCCGGACCCTGAAGGTCCCGAGGGGGGCGCATGA
- a CDS encoding helix-turn-helix domain-containing protein — MRVIDPKRILKLMAIQDVSARALAQAVGYSSHSYVTRILRGEITTVTPERAARIARFFGVGVDDLFVPRLSSDTGQSVSSRRPRVKAADGIPA; from the coding sequence ATGCGAGTGATCGACCCGAAGCGGATCCTGAAGCTGATGGCCATCCAGGACGTCTCAGCCCGCGCGCTCGCGCAGGCTGTCGGCTACTCGTCGCACTCCTACGTGACGCGCATCCTCCGAGGCGAGATCACGACCGTCACCCCGGAGCGCGCCGCGCGGATCGCGAGGTTCTTCGGCGTAGGCGTCGACGATCTTTTCGTCCCGCGACTGTCCAGTGATACTGGACAGTCCGTCTCGTCGCGTCGGCCGCGCGTGAAGGCGGCAGACGGGATTCCGGCATGA
- a CDS encoding helix-turn-helix domain-containing protein, giving the protein MTTRLSVTNGEPAKDHGLRVISVQRAAERLDCSRHHVYRLIAAGKLRAVEIKVSGARPKTRVYPEDLDAFIEANTRTA; this is encoded by the coding sequence ATGACCACGCGGCTCTCCGTGACGAACGGCGAGCCCGCGAAGGACCACGGCCTCCGTGTGATCTCCGTGCAGCGAGCAGCGGAGCGGCTGGACTGCTCTCGGCACCACGTCTACCGGCTCATCGCCGCCGGGAAGCTCCGCGCCGTCGAGATCAAGGTCTCCGGCGCCAGGCCCAAGACCCGCGTCTACCCCGAGGACCTCGACGCGTTCATCGAGGCCAACACCCGCACTGCCTGA
- a CDS encoding recombination directionality factor: MPILDIQKRARELGRIRLGQKQAFTRRDGSEGVKPVKLDRFRLTSASKPLLEKVAELYGGDVAEWTPPGGSPQWEVVTASARLPIMVPPQPVTQWYETWSRAGCQHRCDGQHNVLTDEPCDPDDPQHIEALKKPTTRLNVVLRDVEGIGVWRVETHGWNAALELPDVAEFLAQAGGYVNGWLALEQRTSVGRNERTGQPETRHYMVPIIEIDVTPAQLMAGHGRVAAPALAGGPVTSAPALAAAGPDYVALAAEATNAEQIRELWRQANAAGHMTQGLNEHLVKRAAELPDPAAAVAPVEQAVDEDGAVEAEVVGDDAPVADPGPDADVIWQRIVTEAGQQGMTLPDVQDHFAQVMGGLTCDSASAAELQHYLTQLQTGHAA, encoded by the coding sequence ATGCCCATCCTCGACATCCAGAAGCGCGCCCGCGAGCTTGGCCGCATCCGCCTCGGCCAGAAGCAGGCCTTCACCCGCCGCGACGGCTCCGAGGGCGTCAAGCCCGTCAAGCTCGACCGCTTCCGCCTCACCTCCGCGTCCAAGCCGCTCCTCGAGAAGGTCGCCGAGCTCTACGGCGGCGACGTCGCCGAGTGGACCCCGCCCGGCGGCTCCCCGCAGTGGGAAGTCGTCACTGCCTCGGCCCGCCTCCCCATCATGGTCCCGCCGCAGCCCGTCACCCAGTGGTACGAGACCTGGTCCCGCGCCGGCTGCCAGCACCGCTGCGACGGCCAGCACAACGTCCTCACCGACGAGCCCTGCGACCCCGACGACCCCCAGCACATCGAGGCCCTGAAGAAGCCCACCACCCGCCTCAACGTCGTCCTGCGCGACGTCGAGGGCATCGGCGTGTGGCGCGTGGAGACCCACGGCTGGAACGCCGCCCTGGAACTCCCCGACGTGGCCGAGTTCCTCGCCCAGGCCGGCGGCTACGTCAACGGCTGGCTCGCCCTCGAGCAGCGCACGTCCGTGGGCCGCAACGAACGCACGGGCCAGCCCGAGACCCGGCACTACATGGTCCCCATCATCGAGATCGACGTGACGCCGGCGCAGCTCATGGCCGGGCACGGGCGCGTCGCCGCCCCGGCGCTCGCGGGTGGTCCGGTCACCAGCGCGCCGGCGCTCGCAGCGGCGGGCCCGGACTACGTCGCGCTCGCCGCCGAGGCGACCAACGCCGAGCAGATCCGCGAGCTCTGGCGGCAGGCGAACGCCGCCGGACACATGACCCAGGGCCTCAACGAGCACCTGGTGAAGCGCGCGGCCGAGCTCCCCGACCCCGCGGCCGCCGTCGCGCCCGTTGAGCAGGCCGTCGACGAGGACGGCGCCGTCGAGGCCGAGGTCGTCGGCGACGACGCGCCGGTCGCCGACCCGGGCCCGGACGCCGACGTGATCTGGCAGCGCATCGTCACCGAGGCTGGGCAGCAGGGCATGACGCTGCCCGACGTGCAGGACCACTTCGCGCAGGTCATGGGCGGGCTGACGTGTGACTCCGCCTCGGCGGCCGAGCTGCAGCACTACCTGACCCAGCTCCAGACGGGCCACGCGGCGTGA